The nucleotide sequence GTGGTGACACCAGTCCCTAAGGTACAAAGGACAGAAGTTACAATGGAGGAGGATTCAACACATAAGAGCCTGAAGAATATAGAAAATCGACTGGATGCACAGGAATTATGACAGGGTTCAATGGAAACTGCTTCCCCTCAGTGTGTAGATTGAAAAATAATCTCTCTCTTTCAACTtcagtttaaatccagcctcagaaacgtactagttgtgtgaccctgcataGATCTCTTAACCTCTGCCTTAAGTTTTCCCAATGTAGATAACAATACTTActttccagggttattgtaaggatcaaatgagatatttgtaaagctcttagcttagtgcctggtaaataatagaagcttaataaatgcttgttcccttccccaaGATCCACAGAAAGTCAGAGTCATACATTTTCTCAAATTTCAGAGAACCTTAGAATTTTATAGTTGGACATTACTATTATCTGGACCCtttactttacaaataaggaaacaaaaaccCACAGGGTTCAACTGGCTTGCGGAGGATCACAGAGTTTGTAAGTAGTTGAGGCAGGACTTGATTTCGGCTCTCCAGTATATTTTTCCTTAGACTAAGGCTTTCCTGATCCCATTACCCTATTATTTCTATTagaatttaatctctctgagagcaagaactgtcttCTATCTCTGTCCTTTGGTCAGGAAGGCACTGCCTAGCTACCCCAGGACTCTAGGAATTTATCTGACATCTCAGTCCTAcgtcctcatctgaaaaatagaaatactgtACTGACAATGCCTCAACACAAAACCGTTTTGAGGGTCCAGTAAGATAACCTATATGAAGTGTTTTCCAAATATTCAAGCATTTTTGCTGTACAAATGTCAGGTTAGTTGTAGTAATTGTAGTAGTAATAGAAGTAGTAGTGCTAGTACTGGCAATAATAGTagcagtaatagtagtaataataatagaagtAATAGTAAGAATAGTAATagtgtgaagacaggattaactctccccttgcctatttttaagttaatcaatcaaaaactcgggtacctctacttagtaccttaccagtcactaagtatgagagttcacaagtcacttgctagaggggtgacaactccagaggccactgaccacctcctgggcagtgctaggcaaattgaaagattgtgATTTGTTCCTGTAAagtgaggaagggacaggaagtgacgtggaaaaagaactatacaaagtcctgaacttcctgtccaaaggacttctcctttgaacttctcctttggagttcatctttggagACTCTGCGTCAGTGAGCcagactgaaggaggagactctttccctggatcctgtgtcagtttgctgggtgagtagctggctttcccttcctggcttctggagagattggtggaatccttgctgaagacaccacagagactcctggcttaagagactaccacgactccatgtggagattggaacttgAGGGAGCTGGACTTCTTcagacagaaattatagggtatctagctaggcaatactttctacttcctttatttctttcttttactatatctctattaaactaaattgttaagagcaGCTAACAGACTTGTGACtcaagagttaattttttaaattggcaaccacaatattacttttagaactttcatatttagcataaaacctacattttaaattcttacagtagcaataatagtaatagtagtagtagtagcaatagtagcagcagtagtagtagcagtggcagtagcagcagcagcagtagtagtagtagtagtagtagtagtagtagtagtagtaactaCCTATGCCCACTCTTCAACCCATACTCAAGGAaatagtttttgtcttttttcctccctttctgagggggagggaggacagGATGACCCAGGGGGTGGTTCTGGGAGGGAAGGGCAGCCTGCAGACCTTTGGCTTCACTGGCATGAGGACCGCCTATTACAGAGGATCCTGGtcacttccacagttcttttctcAAACTTGAACCCATCGGGCCCTCGGCAAGCAGCAGGCTTACCTTTCAGCCGATAAGCCAGTTCCCGGGTAAAAAGCACATTGGCCAGCTTGCTGTTGCAATAGGCAAAGCCTCGGTTATAGTGCTTTTCCCCTTGCAGGTCTTGGAAGAAAATGCGGCCCAAATGGTGACCCACGGAAGATACGTTCACCACCCGGGATGGGGCTGACTCTTTTAGCTTCTCCAAGAGCAGGTGAGTCAGAAGGAAGTGACCTGTGAGGAGAAGAGAAGGTTGAAGGATGGAGAAAGCTTTGACAATAACAGCAACTGTCCAAGAATGGGAAATGAGGAGCTGAACTGACTGGCTCTTTAACTTTAAAGAAGAGACTTTTgttttgaatcctgtctctgacatttattagttgtacaATATTCCTGACTCAAGTCCAGTAGTGGGCTGGACCCCACTTGAATCAGTGGTTAAATTTTCTCTGTGAGCACTTAAACTTCAGAAATCAGCCAACGCCACATAtcatggcttgatttattgtttttgagGATCATCTAGATTTTagataggaaggagaaaaatgttaataatgcagattaaatttaaatggaTACACTTATAATGTgcctatgttttgtttttgttttcttggagagctagttgttaaacatttaccagcataccatTGAGTCAGCTCCTCACTCTTATCCATCCTCCACActgttgccaaagtgattttccttaagcaagAAAATCTGGCCACATTACTCCCTTATTTACtgaacttcaatggctccctattgcttctaggataaagtAAAAACTCCTATGGATGTGTGCCTTTGCTCTGGACATCCTCTATGCCTgtaatgccctccctcctcacctccacctcttagaatctccaGTCTCCTTCCATTCTACAGGAAGACGTTATTGGTTCTCACCCCAACCCCAGCTATTAATGcctttatctattttgtatataaatatataattgtatatttttttctccaacagAATATAAGCCCCCTTGCTGACAGGAATTGTTTCACTTTTATCTTGTAACTCACGCCCCTAATAATGGCTCctacctggcaaatagtaaataCTTAGAAAAAGTTTGTAGATTGATTTATTGGTTGAAATCCCTGTAACCCAAGCCTAaacttcctcttctataaaatggagatgacatAACTCTCAATACCTACCTCATTAGAagaatcttaaaatgctattcaAATATCATTCTACTCTGCCCTGTTGTTAAAGGATGTGTTCAGAAAATTGTGTACATGAGGGAAtttttactataatcttttaaatatttttactataatcttttccttttccaaaggaCAAGCGTTGgcgttcagttgtttcagccatgtctgactctttgtaacctcacttggggttttcttggcaaagatactggagtggtttgccatttccttctagctcttttttttttagatagagaaactcaggcaaacatggttaagtgactttcccagagtcacacagctagtcagtatctgaggccagacttgaactcaggaagaggagtcttcttgactgcaaTCCTGACAGCTGCCTCAAGGACAAGGATAAGGCCAggcagttgtttgtttgtttgtttgtttttttacttctcttgTCCCTCTCTGTAATAATCTCTTGATAATTGCAGCACCTTTACTCCTGCCTGATCAAGAACAGAGAATGCCAACagcttttgcttttctctttctgactGTGATTCCATTTATGTGACCCATGCCATAgtcaagaaggagaaaagaagacagaaggcAGATTAGGCCTTGTTGGATGACAGGTCCCTAAATTGAGAGTTGGAAGTGATCTGTGAGGTCATCCAGTTcgaccttcttattttacagaagaggaaaccagcCCAGAAAGTTTAGGGGACTAGCCTAAGGCCACAAAAGTGGCAGGACCAGCATTTAAACCAAAGGGCTCTCCCTCCAAATCCAAAACTTGACAAGAACTCCCACACTGCTCATTAACCCTGACCTCTCTTCCCAACTGGATTTTCAGCTTGTGGGTACTGCCTAGTTTTCTCAAGTCTTGTCCATCTCCCTAGACTTGACCTGTCTGCCCTATCTCTCTTGCCATACCTGATTTCCTGGTCATGACCTTGATCAATAGATCCTATCTACAcacttgttattgttgttcagtcatgtctaactcttggtgaccccttttggggttttccttcttttttttaaaggttaaattttgttttaaatttccatattatttatgtttGTAAGAGGatagtcttataaaaccaaaagccccaaacatattcatatttggggttttcttgcaaagatcctggagtggtttgccatttccttctccagctcatttgacagatgaagaaactaaatgaGGCtagtagggttaaatgactcagcCAGAAACATACAGCTAGTAAtcatctgaagccagatatgaactcaggaagatgaatcttcttgactccagatccagctaCCTAACTGTGCCACATACACCAGACTGATGTTATTTGCCCCAATATCTCCTAAAAGTTCTAGTTCATATGGGAAAAAAATCCCATCTTAGAGAAAGGCCAAGAAATAGGCACTAACTTACATTAACTGGTCTGCTTACTAGTAGTTTGTCTAGTTTATTGTGACCTTGATTTCATCTACCATATTCCTATGCTCTTTTCCCTGCCACAGAGCTATCAGGAATTCATAGAGCTGGGTTTAGGGGCATTCCCAATTTTCCCTTCCATAGAGCTAGTTTAGAAGCATTCCCGGTTTTCCCTGCCACAGAGCCATTAAAAATTCATAGAGTTGGGTTAAGGTTGTTCCCATTTAGAGGACAGAGAGGGCTACTCTGAGAGCCGATAAAGGATGAACAGTTGGGCTCAGGGTTCCCAGATACTAAAACTGAGGCTACCCAAATAATCCCAGTGTTCTCCTAACTCTGGTAATTAATAGTAGAATAGATACATTGAGTAGATGGCCCCTGAGCACTTGTATTAAGCATGGAACAGTTAATTGAATGAGAACCACAAGTGAGAGCAGAATACTAGTTTGAAAACGAAAGGGATGGAGGATGATTTAGAGAACAAGATGAATGTGTGGAAAGTACAAGCATTTATGGGTGTGTTGACATGTGGATGGGTGTGAATTGTCTGGGTGTAGAACCCAAGTGGGTTCAGGTTTTCCCCTAGGATGAATCTTGATCTGTCAGAGGATGGAAGAGTTGGAATTGCTCCCAGCTTGTGTGTTCAACATGCAAAACTGAGTACACATTAGAGACCAAACCTTCTACAGCACAATCTTAGCATTTGCAGATAGTAACAAGAGTCCTGCCAGATGCTGTGTATGGATGTCATGGTTCTTAGCCCTCAGTATCTTCTATACAGGACAAGATAATAACTTAAAAGTCCCAGTGTGCCCAGAGTACAGTTTAGGGGTCCCAGGCACAGTTGCCTCCAAACGCCTTAGGGAGgaaggttaaataaataaatggcttcatttctctggatgtgaGCTGGAGAACAGGAAAGGCATGAATGAGTTCAAATTCCCCAGAAGAAAACCATTTACCCAGGTGGTTGACTCCAAGGTGGGTCTCAAAGCCATCTGCTGTCTTGGAGTACGGACACATCATCACGCCTGCGTTATTAATTAGTATGTGGAGTTGCTTTTCCTCTGACAAAGCACAATAAAAGCAGAATGAGCCATGAATAAGATGAAACTGATATCAGTCTGCCACAGTTCTAACAAGGTTATCTGCTCTGGGCATTTATTCATGACCACACAATGTCAGTTACCCAGAGGATCCAttcaatccagcccaatcaacaTTAAGCACCAGCTAGTGCTAGGGCTgcaattaaaaagaaagacagcccctgcccccAAGTGGCCTGCCATCTAATGGGAGCACAGCATCACAtgataaggaagaaggaaagagtgcTCATTGGCTGGGTATACCTTTCACCATCAATAACTGCCACAAAATGTCCCTTTGTCTAGGATTATGTTCCTCCCTTAAATCTTGCTCATGGACCTTTCTGAAGCTGGTTATCCATCTTCCCTGATCCCAAAGTGTAGTGCCCTCTGATCCACTCTAAAGTGTGCCAACTGCCACAAAAGGCCATTGGCTCACTGATGGTCAAACAATGGAGGACAATGCAAGGACTCTGCAAGGCTGGAACCACACCTTGATGTTATAGTTCAAGCCCAGGCAAGGAGCAGCCTAGTACTTTCCATATTCCCACAGCTGAAACTACAGGAAAATAAGGGGCCCCACCTTAGTTTGTGGACCTGCCCTTCCTCTGTATCCCTGTCCTGCAGGTTCTAGTAGCAGAACCAGTTGGGTGGGGTATaggatggaaaaaggaaaagttctGGGTGGAGGAGGTACTTTTACAACCTGTATTCTTTCTGCCTTAACTCCCCTGCTCCCCTATCACCTGCCAGGAAGCCCTCAGCAAAGGCCCGGATGGACTTGGTGTCTGACAGGTCCAGCTTCCGAACGAACACCTGCTGGTTCTTTGTGGCAGCCCGGATCTCACTGGCAGCCGACTCTCCCTTTAGTATGTCCCGGCAGGCAATATATACCCTGGCTCCTAGGCAGAGAAAAGACAAAGGAACCAGTTAATTCCATCTCTGGGGATAAATGCTTTTAGAAGGTGGCTCATGAGGAGGTGGTCAAAGATGAATACTTCCATAGGGGATAAGTAGACAACTTCAGCATAATGGTCTTAGAGTTTTTCAGTAATCTTTTCACTCAGATCTGTTAACATAAACATGGTGCCAAGCTGTGTTCACTCCTTTGTATGTTGGGTTGATGGGAtggagaggagaaacacagacttaatgaatgcttgcaatttttctgataaaagatAGTAAAACTTTATAGATTTATTAGTGATTATTCCTGTCACATTGTGAAAGTTTACAGAAAGTTACAAAATAATTAGTGGTCCCACTTGATTTAAACCTCCTagatttaaattcttcctttcttccttatttccttccttcttccttccttttctttcttcctttctctttttctttcttcctctttttctttctttcttcctcatccttccttccttatttcctttcttcctccctccctccctttctctctctctctttcttttttctttcttcctttcttcctttctccaatctctaggcctggctctcaatccactgagccacctagctgcctccaccaCCCCAGATCTAAATTATTACAATAGAGCTATGAAATTCTATTcctagaagagactttaaagcACCTGGACCAGTAGTTCCCATTTAGATGTTCTCCAAACATtcaagggttttcttttcttttgttttctcttcttttcttttttaactcttaccttctgtcttagaatcaatactatgtattggttccaaggcaaaatagtgataaaggctaggcaattggggttgagtgacttacccagggtcacacagctaggaagggctTTCAACAAGGGTCTAAGGCAGAGgtatcaaacttaaatagaaactaGGACcactaaataatataaaaagatcCCAAAAAGCCtcaaattgacttagaaaactgcatatttacattatctatgttctaatgaattcttatttattttattaaatatctcttatttacatttcccaattataacCTCATTCACTATGCTGACCACAGTGTGACTCAGGTCCTGGGTTTGATACCTTTGGTCTAtggcagtgataggcaaattttttaaagagggggccaaaggaaaggaaatgctcatctgtcggtctgtttctaaggcaactctttcgaagtttcattgtattgtatcctactcattgtatttgtcagattagaaataatgtctctGAGCCATaaggaacatttcagggggccgtatctggcccatgggctgtagtttgcccatcattggtctatg is from Gracilinanus agilis isolate LMUSP501 chromosome 2, AgileGrace, whole genome shotgun sequence and encodes:
- the RDH12 gene encoding retinol dehydrogenase 12, encoding MIGIMVGLTSFLSFLFMAGPYIRKFFAGGVCTSTVQLPGKVVVVTGANTGIGKETAKDLARRGARVYIACRDILKGESAASEIRAATKNQQVFVRKLDLSDTKSIRAFAEGFLAEEKQLHILINNAGVMMCPYSKTADGFETHLGVNHLGHFLLTHLLLEKLKESAPSRVVNVSSVGHHLGRIFFQDLQGEKHYNRGFAYCNSKLANVLFTRELAYRLKGTGVTTYAVHPGLVQSELVRHSFLLCLLWRLFTPFVKTTPQGAQTSLHCALAEGIESQSGRYFSDCRKAWVSPKGRNNKTAKRLWDVSCELLGI